The following proteins are encoded in a genomic region of Puniceicoccus vermicola:
- a CDS encoding LacI family DNA-binding transcriptional regulator, with product MKRVTMMDIAREAGVSKNAVSLALRNDPQIPEKTRQRIQAIADRLDYRKDPVVAQLMARLRTTSEPEGNKATLGLINANEKGDAFTNHPTIPRYVEGCRRRASQLGYSLDTFWLYDPEINATRLQRILRARGIRGLLIVGLMNRNRLPEEFSEIWESFPCIVTGVRTRKPAISFASTDHHIITLRAFEHALELGYRRPGLVLDRTIDLLVEGRFSAGYRTAQEPLPRKERLNPLIEDRKGSGTLKTFEKWLKKERPDVIFTLYNDVRDQLESLGYKTPDDIGLIQLEWRPDRPNWAGMNQHNDLVGEAAVDMIISLLHSGESGPPPFPRATLIGGSWVDGITVRRQVSESELGTAS from the coding sequence ATGAAGCGGGTGACCATGATGGACATCGCACGAGAAGCGGGCGTTTCCAAGAACGCCGTTTCACTCGCCCTACGCAACGATCCCCAGATCCCCGAAAAGACGCGTCAGCGGATCCAGGCGATCGCTGATCGCCTCGACTATCGCAAAGACCCCGTTGTAGCGCAGCTCATGGCCCGTCTGCGAACGACCAGCGAGCCCGAGGGCAATAAAGCGACACTGGGATTGATCAATGCTAACGAGAAGGGTGATGCCTTTACGAATCACCCCACCATCCCCCGTTATGTCGAAGGCTGCCGTCGACGTGCCAGTCAGCTCGGTTACTCCCTCGACACCTTCTGGCTCTATGATCCCGAGATTAACGCGACCCGTCTTCAACGCATCCTTCGCGCGCGGGGCATTCGCGGCCTTCTCATCGTCGGGCTGATGAACCGCAATCGCCTCCCGGAAGAGTTCTCCGAAATCTGGGAGAGCTTCCCCTGCATTGTCACTGGCGTGCGCACCCGTAAACCCGCAATTTCCTTCGCATCAACCGACCATCACATCATCACCCTCCGGGCCTTTGAACACGCTTTGGAGCTCGGCTACCGTCGACCCGGGCTGGTTCTGGACCGAACCATTGACCTTCTCGTCGAAGGTCGATTCTCCGCAGGATATCGCACGGCCCAGGAACCCCTCCCGCGGAAAGAGCGACTCAACCCTCTGATCGAAGACCGCAAGGGTTCAGGAACGCTGAAAACTTTTGAAAAATGGCTGAAGAAGGAGCGACCCGACGTCATCTTCACTCTCTATAACGACGTCCGCGACCAACTCGAATCCCTCGGCTATAAGACTCCCGACGACATCGGTCTCATTCAGCTGGAATGGCGTCCTGACCGCCCCAACTGGGCCGGGATGAACCAGCACAATGACCTCGTTGGGGAAGCCGCCGTGGACATGATCATCAGCCTTCTGCACAGCGGGGAAAGCGGTCCACCGCCGTTTCCCCGAGCCACTCTGATTGGAGGATCTTGGGTCGATGGAATTACGGTCCGCCGTCAGGTCTCTGAAAGCGAATTGGGAACTGCCTCTTGA
- a CDS encoding lactate/malate dehydrogenase family protein → MKVTIIGGGGRVGSNAAFALQCAGLVSEIQILDANTDLAEGEALDLLHGASTLGDQRIYAGDYDRAKDSDIFVITAGLRRKPDESRLDLINRNVSLFQQILASIQSAGYSDSAQFFIVSNPVDILTQLAAQALNVPEKQVYGLGTMLDTARFRSLLSADLGLPATQVKALILGEHGDSMVPIWSSATVAGHLLSSMKACNPNFQKTIFERTKGSGAEVIRRKGGAGWAVGATIAETVHSVVLDKQQILPVSSVQKGAYGLKNVSISVPTVLGREGVLSHVEFDLWPKEMQGLRNSAQSLRETFAKVSQ, encoded by the coding sequence ATGAAGGTTACCATCATTGGAGGAGGCGGACGAGTCGGGTCGAATGCAGCATTCGCGCTGCAGTGCGCCGGGCTGGTGTCTGAGATTCAGATCCTGGACGCGAACACTGATCTTGCCGAAGGGGAAGCACTGGATCTTCTTCACGGTGCGTCGACCTTGGGCGACCAACGGATCTACGCGGGCGACTACGACCGGGCCAAAGATTCTGACATCTTTGTCATCACTGCTGGCCTACGCCGGAAGCCGGATGAGTCCCGGCTCGATCTGATCAACCGGAACGTTTCTCTCTTTCAGCAGATTCTTGCCAGCATCCAGTCCGCTGGATACTCGGATTCGGCACAGTTCTTCATTGTTTCCAATCCGGTCGACATCCTGACCCAGTTGGCCGCGCAGGCGTTGAATGTTCCCGAGAAGCAAGTGTACGGGCTCGGAACCATGCTCGACACGGCCCGATTCCGTTCTCTTTTGTCTGCCGACCTCGGACTGCCAGCGACGCAAGTGAAAGCCCTGATTCTCGGCGAACACGGGGATTCGATGGTGCCTATCTGGTCCTCAGCCACGGTCGCTGGTCATTTGCTCTCCTCGATGAAGGCGTGCAACCCGAACTTTCAGAAAACCATTTTTGAGCGCACCAAAGGTAGCGGTGCCGAAGTAATTCGCCGCAAAGGCGGAGCGGGCTGGGCCGTCGGGGCCACCATCGCCGAGACCGTCCACTCGGTCGTTCTCGACAAGCAACAGATCCTCCCCGTTTCGAGCGTTCAGAAGGGTGCTTACGGCCTCAAAAACGTCTCAATCAGTGTTCCGACCGTGCTCGGACGCGAAGGCGTGCTCTCGCACGTGGAATTCGACCTCTGGCCGAAAGAAATGCAGGGCTTGCGAAATTCCGCTCAGTCCCTCCGCGAAACCTTCGCGAAAGTCTCTCAATAG
- a CDS encoding class II aldolase/adducin family protein — protein MKKLLTQKDVEEMVASGACPDQIASSGEILTPGARDFLRTASRGGGVRKAASTPSASAASVPAEPIVPDYEYHWTAGKDPKTPQEIQAFFTSAPVEKLKKQICDMGRRMWEKGYTDGNGGNLTIRVGDNMVLCTPTLVSKGFLTPEQICLVDMNGDQLAGKYKRTSEVNTHIGIMKRQPQAKACCHAHPPHATAYAVAKVVPPTCLIPEAEVFLGAIGTASYQTPGSPENAKVVGEVAVDHQAVLMENHGVITWGKDIEDAYWKMENTDAYCQTILLASMLGKELKPISGKQAKDLIGIRKQLGMSDFRENWEECELCDNTEFRPGFHAAPEKESCSCQLGAGSADGGPVLNEDAEQVVKVISERILQTLEKK, from the coding sequence ATGAAAAAGTTGCTTACACAAAAAGACGTAGAAGAGATGGTTGCCAGTGGCGCTTGCCCGGACCAAATCGCATCCTCCGGAGAGATTTTGACCCCGGGAGCCCGTGACTTCCTCCGCACCGCTTCCCGTGGGGGCGGAGTGCGCAAGGCCGCCTCAACGCCATCGGCCTCCGCCGCATCGGTTCCTGCTGAGCCGATCGTGCCTGACTACGAATATCATTGGACCGCCGGAAAGGATCCGAAGACTCCTCAAGAGATTCAGGCCTTCTTCACCTCGGCTCCCGTCGAAAAGCTAAAGAAGCAGATTTGCGACATGGGTCGCCGGATGTGGGAAAAGGGTTATACCGACGGAAACGGCGGAAACCTGACCATCCGTGTTGGCGACAATATGGTCCTCTGCACACCGACTCTGGTCAGCAAGGGCTTCCTCACCCCCGAACAGATTTGTCTCGTCGATATGAACGGTGACCAGCTCGCCGGGAAATACAAGCGCACCAGTGAGGTCAATACGCACATCGGGATTATGAAGCGTCAGCCGCAGGCAAAGGCTTGCTGCCACGCTCACCCGCCGCACGCAACGGCTTACGCCGTGGCCAAGGTCGTTCCTCCCACTTGTTTGATTCCTGAAGCCGAAGTTTTTCTCGGTGCGATCGGAACCGCTTCCTACCAGACCCCCGGTTCACCGGAGAATGCCAAGGTCGTTGGGGAAGTTGCCGTCGACCACCAAGCGGTTCTCATGGAAAACCATGGGGTCATTACTTGGGGCAAGGACATCGAGGATGCCTACTGGAAGATGGAGAACACTGATGCATACTGTCAGACGATTCTCCTCGCCTCAATGCTCGGTAAGGAGCTCAAGCCCATCAGCGGTAAGCAGGCCAAGGATTTGATCGGTATCCGCAAGCAGCTCGGGATGAGCGATTTCCGGGAAAACTGGGAAGAGTGTGAACTCTGCGATAACACCGAGTTTCGCCCCGGTTTTCACGCAGCTCCTGAGAAGGAATCCTGCTCCTGCCAACTCGGTGCCGGTTCAGCGGACGGCGGCCCGGTTCTCAATGAAGATGCCGAGCAGGTCGTTAAAGTCATTTCGGAGAGAATTCTCCAGACGCTCGAAAAAAAGTAG
- a CDS encoding EutN/CcmL family microcompartment protein, whose translation MKVGRVIGRVVLSDRIPELPVGRWLLVSPLGRKEVLESDKEMISSQPSPVVFDNLGATQGDLIGYTEGGEATKPFDGPVPIDAYNACILDSVEILD comes from the coding sequence ATGAAAGTCGGCCGGGTGATTGGACGCGTGGTTCTCTCGGACCGGATTCCCGAGCTGCCGGTAGGGCGATGGCTTCTGGTTTCACCGCTGGGACGCAAAGAGGTTCTGGAGAGCGATAAGGAAATGATCTCGAGCCAGCCAAGCCCGGTTGTTTTCGATAATCTTGGGGCCACCCAGGGCGATCTAATCGGATATACCGAAGGGGGAGAAGCCACTAAGCCGTTCGATGGTCCTGTGCCAATCGATGCTTACAACGCCTGTATTTTAGATTCAGTAGAAATTTTAGACTAG
- a CDS encoding EutN/CcmL family microcompartment protein, whose protein sequence is MLDARVIGFGHSTVKHPSMKGVRLALCEGLTDTGQGDGKVFLAADWQGAGVGQRVFVTTDGEAASVKTGSANTPLRNTILGICDETEEEEAR, encoded by the coding sequence ATGCTCGACGCCCGCGTCATCGGCTTCGGCCACAGCACCGTGAAGCATCCTTCGATGAAAGGCGTGCGCTTGGCGCTGTGCGAGGGGCTGACCGATACGGGGCAAGGAGACGGGAAGGTCTTTCTCGCTGCCGATTGGCAAGGGGCCGGAGTCGGGCAGCGTGTCTTTGTCACCACCGACGGCGAAGCCGCCTCGGTAAAAACCGGGTCGGCGAATACTCCGTTGCGGAATACCATTCTGGGGATTTGCGACGAGACCGAAGAGGAGGAGGCTCGATGA
- a CDS encoding aldehyde dehydrogenase: protein MDSRAIEEIVAEVLNKMGGNSRSLAGSSKPATPTPAIKKATAGNRKGVFPDADSAVEAARGGYESLRKKGFAARAKVIEIVKAMCSAKAEEWGKIELEETGIGRLDHKIEKLQILSKVPGVEWLKPYGMSGDMGISMEENAPFGVIATITPVTHSIPTLSGNIVNMVAAGNAMVINAHPGGAKCAAMAVDAFNREIEREVGIENLVTIIEEPSLESFNALCASSGIDLICVTGGPGVVAAAMKSGKRAICAGPGNPPVVVDVSADLDKAATDIITGGAYDNNLLCIGEKQVFILEPVFDDFVAAFKRAGGHQLNAKQLETLTNEAFTNSKDAGGCSHPVLNRKLVGASPEMLASHCGARVAAGTPMLFAETDAAHLFVQKEQMMPMIPLVRVRDMDQAIKLSVQSEHGYHHSAMIHTSHVGHMTRMGQAMNSSIFVKNGPCTAGLGLGGEGYLSYSIATTTGEGITTPQTFTRRRRCVLVDALNVVG, encoded by the coding sequence ATGGATTCGAGGGCAATTGAGGAAATCGTCGCAGAGGTGCTGAACAAGATGGGCGGAAACAGCCGCTCTCTTGCGGGCTCCTCCAAACCAGCGACGCCGACGCCGGCGATCAAAAAAGCCACGGCGGGCAATCGTAAAGGAGTTTTTCCCGACGCCGATTCGGCGGTGGAAGCAGCACGAGGCGGGTATGAGTCCCTGCGCAAAAAGGGCTTTGCGGCCCGGGCCAAGGTCATTGAGATCGTTAAGGCCATGTGCTCGGCCAAAGCTGAGGAGTGGGGGAAGATCGAACTCGAGGAGACTGGAATCGGTCGACTGGATCACAAGATCGAAAAGCTGCAGATCCTCAGCAAAGTTCCTGGAGTGGAATGGTTGAAGCCGTATGGCATGAGCGGCGATATGGGGATCTCGATGGAGGAGAATGCTCCTTTCGGGGTCATCGCTACCATCACTCCGGTCACTCACTCGATTCCGACGCTTTCCGGCAATATCGTCAATATGGTCGCCGCTGGAAATGCGATGGTGATCAACGCCCATCCAGGTGGTGCCAAGTGTGCTGCTATGGCGGTTGATGCTTTTAATCGCGAGATTGAGCGCGAAGTGGGTATCGAGAATTTGGTGACGATCATTGAGGAGCCTTCTCTGGAATCCTTTAACGCGCTCTGTGCTTCCTCCGGGATTGACTTGATCTGCGTGACCGGTGGTCCGGGGGTTGTGGCTGCGGCCATGAAGAGCGGGAAACGCGCCATCTGTGCGGGCCCCGGAAATCCTCCCGTCGTCGTCGACGTCTCCGCCGATCTCGACAAGGCCGCCACCGACATCATTACCGGGGGTGCCTATGATAACAACCTTCTCTGCATCGGGGAGAAGCAGGTCTTCATCCTTGAGCCGGTTTTTGACGATTTCGTGGCCGCCTTCAAACGGGCTGGCGGGCATCAATTGAATGCGAAACAGCTCGAAACGCTCACAAACGAAGCCTTCACAAATTCCAAGGATGCCGGCGGATGCTCGCATCCAGTCCTGAATCGTAAACTGGTTGGAGCCAGTCCCGAGATGCTTGCTTCGCATTGTGGAGCCCGAGTTGCAGCTGGAACGCCCATGCTCTTTGCCGAAACGGATGCGGCTCATCTCTTCGTTCAGAAAGAACAGATGATGCCGATGATTCCTCTCGTGCGAGTGCGGGACATGGACCAGGCGATTAAGTTGTCGGTGCAATCCGAGCACGGTTATCACCACTCGGCCATGATTCACACCAGCCATGTCGGTCATATGACACGCATGGGGCAGGCCATGAATAGCTCGATTTTTGTCAAGAACGGTCCTTGCACCGCCGGCCTGGGGCTGGGTGGAGAAGGATATCTGAGCTACTCCATCGCCACGACCACAGGCGAAGGCATCACCACCCCGCAAACCTTTACCCGTCGCCGACGTTGCGTCCTCGTGGACGCCCTGAACGTTGTTGGTTAA
- a CDS encoding EutN/CcmL family microcompartment protein codes for MYLARVIGQVVASKKEEDLRGRRLLLLRPMLADAETPSRLKPGSNTLVAVDPIGAGTGEMVMFVQGSSARQGAGLKSLPIDASIIGIVDSVQIEGENVFLSSEDDSGKK; via the coding sequence ATGTATCTTGCACGGGTAATCGGGCAGGTTGTCGCCTCGAAGAAAGAGGAAGACCTGCGCGGCCGACGGTTGTTGCTGCTGAGGCCTATGCTGGCTGATGCGGAGACTCCCTCGCGGCTGAAGCCTGGATCCAACACCCTCGTGGCAGTGGATCCGATTGGCGCCGGCACCGGTGAGATGGTCATGTTTGTCCAGGGAAGTTCCGCTCGCCAAGGGGCGGGACTCAAGTCGCTCCCCATCGACGCTTCGATCATTGGGATCGTCGATTCGGTTCAGATTGAGGGCGAAAACGTATTCCTCAGCAGTGAGGACGACAGCGGAAAGAAGTAA
- a CDS encoding BMC domain-containing protein, whose protein sequence is MSQPSIGLLETKGLVPLIYGTDAMLKAADVELAGPMKGVGSGLVSTTVVGDVAAVKAALDAGAEAANQIGEVVSAHVIARPQAETVKIIPSAAKTGGARKSS, encoded by the coding sequence ATGTCACAACCATCTATCGGACTCCTCGAAACCAAGGGCCTTGTTCCCTTGATCTACGGCACGGACGCAATGCTGAAAGCTGCGGACGTTGAGCTCGCCGGCCCCATGAAGGGCGTTGGCAGCGGACTCGTTTCCACCACTGTGGTCGGCGATGTCGCAGCTGTGAAGGCTGCTCTCGACGCTGGTGCCGAAGCCGCTAACCAAATCGGCGAAGTCGTCAGTGCCCACGTGATTGCCCGTCCCCAAGCTGAAACCGTGAAGATCATTCCTTCAGCGGCGAAGACTGGCGGCGCTCGCAAATCCAGCTAA
- a CDS encoding acetate/propionate family kinase: MLVFVANLGSTSFKYSLFSMKGEAPELLARDGYERVTDHAEVIADSLEKLKADGVIQSADDIQGVGFKTVLGGEVTGCIAADDVCLKALEDNSDLAPAHNPPYAAGIRGFQQKLPNATLVALFETAFYQWMPARRRRYAVPEEWAEAGVKRYGFHGASHKFIAERSAELAGYDDLADSIRSLYVNGPSEKGARNFRVISCHLGGSSSVTAMRDGIAQGSSMGMSPQSGLPQNNRVGDLDSMAIPLATKRLGLSMEEIERVLTKESGLLGLSGVSNDIRDIREAAEQGNDRAQLAREFLAGSVRDWVGTYFFTLGGAERIVFTAGIGENDAALRAEVLTGLEDLGIVLDPIKNESGERGERKISADNSKTEVWVIPANEEWVVARETRRFIENNQ, encoded by the coding sequence ATGCTGGTATTCGTCGCCAACCTCGGCTCGACGTCGTTCAAGTATTCTCTCTTCTCAATGAAGGGGGAGGCTCCCGAGCTTCTGGCTCGGGACGGCTACGAACGGGTTACCGATCACGCTGAAGTGATCGCTGATTCTCTCGAAAAATTGAAAGCGGATGGAGTGATCCAATCCGCCGACGATATTCAGGGGGTCGGGTTCAAAACCGTTCTCGGGGGAGAGGTCACTGGCTGCATTGCGGCTGACGACGTCTGCCTCAAGGCGCTTGAGGACAACAGCGATCTGGCACCGGCTCATAACCCTCCGTATGCTGCGGGAATCCGCGGATTTCAGCAGAAGCTGCCGAACGCGACTCTCGTGGCTCTCTTCGAAACGGCTTTTTATCAGTGGATGCCCGCCCGGCGCCGCCGATATGCTGTTCCTGAGGAATGGGCGGAAGCGGGCGTGAAGCGATACGGTTTTCACGGTGCGAGCCACAAGTTCATCGCGGAGCGCTCGGCGGAGTTGGCAGGTTATGATGATCTGGCCGATTCCATTCGTTCGCTCTACGTGAACGGGCCTTCGGAAAAAGGAGCCCGAAACTTTCGGGTCATCTCCTGTCACCTTGGTGGCAGCAGTTCCGTGACGGCCATGCGCGATGGGATCGCTCAAGGCAGTAGCATGGGGATGAGTCCACAGAGTGGGCTGCCTCAGAATAACCGGGTGGGCGATCTGGATTCGATGGCCATCCCTCTCGCGACCAAGCGACTGGGGCTCTCGATGGAAGAGATCGAGCGCGTCCTCACGAAAGAATCCGGACTTCTCGGACTCAGCGGCGTCAGCAATGACATCCGCGACATTCGGGAAGCGGCAGAGCAGGGGAATGACCGAGCGCAACTGGCTCGTGAGTTTCTTGCCGGCTCGGTCCGGGACTGGGTCGGGACCTACTTCTTCACCCTCGGCGGTGCCGAACGCATCGTCTTTACGGCGGGTATTGGTGAGAATGACGCTGCCCTGCGCGCTGAGGTTCTCACTGGGCTCGAAGATCTCGGCATCGTTCTCGACCCGATCAAAAATGAATCCGGCGAACGAGGTGAACGAAAGATCTCTGCCGACAACTCCAAGACGGAGGTCTGGGTCATCCCAGCGAACGAAGAGTGGGTTGTGGCCCGCGAAACCCGCCGCTTTATCGAAAACAACCAGTAA
- a CDS encoding BMC domain-containing protein, with the protein MANKAIGMIETKGFVALFSGCDAALKAADVSMTGWESVGSGMVTAIFEGDVASVKAGIEAAAEAAKTIGEVVSVEVIARPHEDLGKMGSFLPS; encoded by the coding sequence ATGGCAAACAAAGCAATTGGAATGATCGAAACGAAGGGCTTCGTGGCGCTCTTCTCCGGATGCGACGCCGCCCTCAAGGCAGCGGACGTATCCATGACTGGATGGGAATCCGTCGGGAGTGGAATGGTCACAGCTATCTTCGAAGGCGATGTCGCCTCGGTGAAAGCCGGTATCGAAGCCGCTGCGGAAGCAGCCAAAACCATTGGAGAAGTCGTCTCCGTCGAAGTCATCGCGCGTCCGCACGAAGATCTTGGCAAGATGGGCAGCTTCCTGCCTTCCTGA
- a CDS encoding BMC domain-containing protein: protein MNEALGMIETKGFVGSVESIDAMAKAAGIQLVKQVPTGGGFLTIIVKGDVGSVKAAVDVGAEAAAKAGELVGANIIARPHPELLKSYGI from the coding sequence ATGAATGAAGCACTCGGAATGATCGAAACCAAGGGTTTCGTCGGAAGCGTCGAATCAATCGACGCCATGGCGAAGGCTGCGGGTATCCAACTGGTCAAGCAAGTCCCGACCGGGGGCGGCTTTCTCACCATCATCGTAAAGGGTGATGTCGGCAGCGTAAAAGCAGCGGTAGACGTCGGAGCGGAAGCTGCGGCCAAAGCCGGTGAACTCGTGGGCGCCAACATCATCGCACGTCCACATCCGGAACTTTTGAAGTCCTACGGAATCTAA
- the pduL gene encoding phosphate propanoyltransferase: MATLNSPEAPNRHQIEHIVRRAVYERMGLPLPKSVEAPNPLVVNSSARHCHLTQEAVEALFGPGHQLTPMKWLYQEGQYAAKETVTLIGPRSKVISNLRILGPCRTLNQVELAFTDARALGFDIPVRLSGKIEGTPGCMLMGPKGFFEMPQGVIRAGIHVHMSPTDAKFYGVKHEEMMKLRVHGPCQTVFEKVLVRIDPSFKLEVHMDTDESNGCGLNPSTYCELFQ; the protein is encoded by the coding sequence ATGGCAACATTGAATTCCCCTGAAGCCCCGAATCGACACCAAATCGAGCACATTGTTCGGCGTGCGGTGTATGAGCGTATGGGACTCCCGCTTCCGAAGAGCGTAGAGGCACCGAATCCCCTCGTGGTCAATTCGAGTGCACGTCATTGCCACCTGACCCAAGAGGCCGTCGAGGCTCTCTTTGGACCGGGGCATCAGTTGACGCCGATGAAATGGCTCTACCAAGAAGGTCAGTATGCGGCGAAGGAAACGGTCACTCTGATCGGTCCCCGCAGCAAAGTGATCTCCAACCTTCGGATTCTCGGTCCTTGCCGGACGCTCAATCAAGTTGAGTTGGCTTTCACGGACGCGCGGGCCTTGGGATTTGATATCCCCGTTCGCCTATCCGGAAAAATCGAAGGCACTCCCGGTTGCATGCTGATGGGGCCCAAAGGCTTCTTCGAAATGCCTCAGGGAGTCATTCGCGCCGGTATTCACGTACACATGTCGCCCACCGATGCGAAATTCTACGGAGTGAAGCATGAGGAGATGATGAAGCTGCGTGTGCACGGTCCTTGTCAGACCGTTTTTGAGAAGGTGTTGGTCCGAATCGACCCCTCCTTCAAACTGGAAGTCCACATGGACACAGATGAATCGAACGGGTGTGGGCTCAATCCCTCCACCTACTGTGAACTCTTTCAATAA
- a CDS encoding DeoR/GlpR family DNA-binding transcription regulator produces MLPRQRHEQILELLDQSGAVRTVDLATRFSVTDETIRRDLEYLHGEGRVVRTHGGAISTSHPGRSVGIREREVRNLPLKQQIARAAEQFLQPRDVIYLDGSSTALEFAKIIPSLDLTVLTNSHGVIDALKGREGVEVIGTGGKFDSLNDCYGGAMASQSLTRYRIKTAFFSGNGIDLKRGISESDEDQADLKAFALRFVERAVFLADSTKIGLKSTYFFADLDRIDTWITDSEATETQLKPFRQWVRSVVVASDTKVSD; encoded by the coding sequence ATGCTTCCGCGTCAACGCCACGAACAGATCCTCGAATTGTTAGATCAAAGTGGAGCGGTGCGTACCGTTGATCTGGCTACTCGATTTTCGGTGACGGATGAGACCATCCGCCGCGATTTGGAGTATTTACATGGGGAGGGACGTGTCGTTCGTACGCATGGAGGGGCGATTTCGACATCCCATCCGGGGAGGAGTGTCGGTATCCGCGAGCGGGAGGTCAGGAATCTGCCTCTCAAACAACAGATCGCCCGAGCGGCAGAACAGTTTTTGCAGCCACGTGACGTGATCTATCTGGACGGGAGCTCCACTGCACTGGAGTTTGCGAAAATCATCCCCTCGCTGGATCTAACCGTGTTGACGAACTCCCACGGTGTGATTGACGCGCTCAAAGGGAGAGAAGGGGTCGAAGTCATTGGTACGGGAGGGAAGTTCGATTCATTGAACGATTGCTACGGTGGAGCCATGGCCAGCCAGTCTCTGACCCGATATCGCATCAAGACGGCCTTTTTCTCGGGCAACGGCATCGATCTGAAGCGCGGGATCAGTGAGAGCGATGAGGACCAAGCGGATCTCAAGGCGTTTGCCCTCCGTTTTGTTGAGAGGGCGGTGTTTCTGGCCGATTCGACCAAAATCGGTCTCAAATCGACATACTTCTTCGCCGACTTGGATCGGATTGATACTTGGATCACCGATTCTGAGGCGACCGAAACCCAACTGAAGCCGTTTCGCCAATGGGTGCGTTCGGTCGTGGTGGCTTCGGATACAAAAGTCTCCGATTGA
- a CDS encoding type II secretion system protein: MIVVIIIGLLASLAIPAFLRVRASSYASRIANDYRLYRDAFEIYYVENGVWPADNNHGHIPPEMEGRLPGFDQESPSGDFWDWDRNAAGAVAGVSLYGEKTDEAVMVRVDEILDDGDLSTGKFYHGPTRYTFELD, translated from the coding sequence ATGATTGTAGTGATCATTATCGGACTGCTGGCCTCTCTAGCGATCCCTGCGTTCTTGAGAGTTCGGGCGAGTTCCTATGCGTCTCGGATTGCCAATGACTATCGGCTCTACCGGGATGCGTTTGAGATTTATTATGTAGAAAATGGCGTCTGGCCAGCGGACAACAATCACGGCCATATTCCTCCCGAGATGGAGGGGAGGTTGCCAGGCTTTGACCAAGAGTCTCCCTCAGGTGATTTTTGGGATTGGGACCGAAATGCTGCCGGGGCAGTGGCCGGAGTGAGCCTCTACGGTGAGAAAACGGATGAAGCGGTAATGGTCCGCGTGGATGAGATTCTCGATGACGGTGATCTTTCAACCGGAAAATTCTATCACGGTCCCACCCGTTATACATTCGAGTTGGATTAG